The Flexivirga oryzae genome has a segment encoding these proteins:
- a CDS encoding GNAT family N-acetyltransferase — translation MTDAITPTFEDVPLRAGPLVLRAPGPADVPAIVRACRDPLTQQWLPLPNPYDETHALSFVTDLARATWRSGQGIVRAIEWDGEFAGMIDLKKTDWAGLTTEIGYWVSPDHRGRGLAGKAARLLGDWAMLQHGMERVEIRAATGNTGSRRAALAAGYREEGVLRSAGYIHTGRVDLVVLGKVRADL, via the coding sequence GTGACCGACGCCATCACCCCGACGTTCGAGGACGTCCCGTTGCGTGCCGGCCCCCTGGTGCTGCGCGCACCGGGCCCCGCCGACGTGCCCGCGATCGTGCGCGCGTGCCGCGATCCGCTGACGCAGCAATGGCTTCCGCTTCCGAACCCGTATGACGAGACGCACGCCCTCAGCTTCGTCACGGATCTGGCCCGCGCGACCTGGCGCAGCGGGCAGGGCATCGTGCGCGCGATCGAGTGGGATGGCGAGTTCGCCGGCATGATCGACCTGAAGAAGACCGACTGGGCGGGCCTGACCACCGAGATCGGGTACTGGGTCTCGCCGGATCACCGCGGGCGCGGTCTGGCCGGGAAGGCGGCGCGTCTGCTGGGCGACTGGGCGATGCTGCAGCACGGGATGGAACGGGTCGAGATCCGTGCGGCGACCGGCAACACCGGCTCGCGGCGTGCGGCGCTCGCGGCCGGCTATCGCGAGGAGGGCGTGCTGCGCTCCGCGGGGTACATCCACACGGGGCGGGTCGATCTGGTCGTTCTCGGCAAGGTGCGCGCGGATCTGTGA
- a CDS encoding MDR family MFS transporter, whose amino-acid sequence MRRDHRTPVLVALVLTMALVAMDTTIVATAIPQVVGDLGGISEVGWVFSVYLLAQTVTIPIYGKLADLYGRKPILVIGVVVFLVGSALSAASWNMLALIGFRALQGLGAGSIGATVNTVAGDIYTVEERGRVQGYLSSVWGISAVVAPAVGGIFAEYASWRWIFLINLPIGALALALIIRGLHEDVVRTRHRIDYAGASLVLVSVGLLILGLLEGGSSWAWDSAGSIITFAVALVAGVAAALVERRAAEPMLPTWLWTRRLTVGTYAATATAGMIVIGLSVYLPNWGQQVLGLSPVAAGFVAATMSMTWPVTSAYSARLYLRIGFRNTALVGSLLATVAGVILSVLGSGAAVWQPVLGTAVMGAGMGLLFTPLIVGLQNTVGWSQRGTITGGTMFSRFLGQSLGAAAYGAVFNAGMRAHGHLPEPLRVHESTHLVFVGLLAVAVLTCLLLAFVVPRRFPAYHEEGAPT is encoded by the coding sequence ATGCGGCGAGACCACCGGACACCCGTGCTCGTCGCACTCGTCCTCACCATGGCCCTGGTCGCGATGGACACCACGATCGTCGCGACCGCCATACCGCAGGTCGTCGGCGACCTCGGTGGGATCAGCGAAGTGGGCTGGGTGTTCTCGGTCTACCTGCTCGCCCAGACGGTGACGATCCCCATCTACGGCAAGCTGGCCGACCTCTACGGGCGCAAGCCGATCCTGGTGATCGGGGTCGTGGTGTTCCTCGTCGGCTCCGCCCTGTCCGCGGCATCGTGGAACATGCTGGCGTTGATCGGTTTCCGGGCCCTGCAGGGTCTCGGCGCCGGATCGATCGGCGCCACCGTCAACACGGTCGCCGGCGACATCTACACGGTCGAGGAGCGCGGCCGGGTCCAGGGCTACCTGTCGAGCGTCTGGGGCATCTCCGCGGTGGTTGCCCCGGCGGTCGGCGGCATCTTCGCCGAATACGCCTCGTGGCGCTGGATCTTCCTGATCAACCTGCCGATCGGCGCGCTGGCACTGGCGCTCATCATCCGCGGACTGCACGAGGACGTCGTCCGGACACGGCATCGCATCGACTACGCCGGCGCGAGCCTGGTGCTGGTGTCGGTGGGTCTGCTCATCCTGGGGCTGCTGGAGGGTGGCAGCAGTTGGGCCTGGGACTCCGCCGGCAGCATCATCACGTTCGCCGTGGCACTCGTCGCCGGTGTCGCCGCCGCGCTCGTCGAACGCCGTGCCGCCGAGCCGATGCTGCCGACCTGGCTGTGGACGCGCAGGCTCACGGTGGGCACCTACGCCGCCACCGCGACCGCCGGGATGATCGTCATCGGGCTGTCGGTCTACCTGCCCAACTGGGGGCAGCAGGTGCTCGGCCTGTCACCGGTCGCCGCCGGGTTCGTGGCGGCGACGATGAGTATGACGTGGCCGGTCACCTCGGCGTACTCGGCGCGGCTGTACCTGCGTATCGGTTTCCGCAACACCGCGCTCGTCGGGTCCCTCCTGGCCACCGTGGCCGGCGTGATCCTGTCCGTCCTGGGCTCCGGCGCGGCGGTCTGGCAGCCGGTGCTCGGGACCGCGGTCATGGGTGCCGGCATGGGACTGCTGTTCACCCCGCTGATCGTCGGCCTGCAGAACACCGTCGGCTGGTCGCAGCGCGGCACGATCACCGGCGGCACGATGTTCTCCCGGTTCCTCGGGCAGAGCCTCGGAGCGGCCGCCTACGGCGCGGTGTTCAACGCGGGCATGCGCGCCCACGGCCACCTGCCCGAGCCGCTCCGGGTGCACGAATCGACCCATCTGGTGTTCGTCGGCCTGCTCGCCGTCGCAGTGCTGACCTGCCTGCTGCTGGCCTTCGTCGTGCCGCGACGCTTCCCGGCATACCACGAGGAAGGCGCTCCCACCTGA
- the recO gene encoding DNA repair protein RecO: MATYRDVGIVLRTHKLGETDRIVTMLTRGRGEIRAVAKGVRRTKSKFGARLEPGMIVDLQCYEGRSLDTVTQAEIIAPYGERLTRDYSAFTAATAMLETAERLIEEREAVPQQFNLLAGGLASLAHREHDPGLVLDSYLVRAVAIAGWAPSFVDCAGCGATGPHRAFNLASGGAVCYSCRTPGSSAPHPETFLLLAALLTGDWDTADASSPGARKEASGLVAAYVQWHLERGVRSLRLVDRAPSSLERTR, translated from the coding sequence ATGGCCACTTATCGCGACGTCGGCATCGTGCTGCGCACCCACAAGCTGGGGGAGACCGACCGCATCGTCACGATGCTCACGCGCGGTCGTGGCGAGATCCGTGCCGTCGCCAAGGGTGTGCGGCGCACCAAGTCCAAGTTCGGGGCCCGCCTCGAGCCCGGCATGATCGTCGATCTGCAGTGTTACGAGGGACGTTCGCTCGACACGGTCACCCAGGCGGAGATCATCGCCCCGTATGGCGAGCGCCTCACCCGCGACTACAGCGCGTTCACCGCGGCCACCGCGATGCTGGAGACCGCCGAGCGGCTCATCGAGGAGAGGGAGGCGGTGCCGCAGCAGTTCAACCTGCTCGCCGGTGGCCTGGCGTCCCTCGCCCACCGCGAGCACGACCCGGGACTGGTGCTCGACTCCTACCTGGTGCGCGCGGTCGCGATCGCCGGGTGGGCGCCCAGCTTCGTCGACTGCGCCGGGTGCGGCGCGACCGGTCCGCACCGGGCGTTCAACCTCGCATCCGGTGGCGCGGTCTGTTACTCGTGCCGCACACCGGGCAGCTCTGCGCCGCACCCGGAGACCTTCCTGCTGCTGGCCGCGCTGCTCACCGGCGACTGGGACACTGCCGACGCCAGCAGCCCCGGCGCGCGCAAGGAGGCCAGCGGGCTGGTCGCGGCCTACGTCCAGTGGCACCTGGAGCGCGGCGTGAGATCGTTGCGTCTCGTGGACCGCGCCCCTTCTTCCCTGGAACGCACCCGATGA
- a CDS encoding DUF6703 family protein — protein MSAPSRPSVRTSPLRVRVEHASDPMLQRIARAPRAVPALVVLALLVIGVVFRGVVGTVCFGICALLVAWLLYLAWPRIQPIERMMRCSVLLLAVALAIVSTGM, from the coding sequence ATGTCAGCTCCTTCTCGCCCGTCCGTGCGCACCTCCCCGCTCCGCGTCCGCGTGGAGCACGCCAGCGACCCGATGCTGCAGCGGATCGCCCGGGCGCCGCGCGCCGTCCCCGCTCTGGTCGTCCTGGCCCTGCTGGTGATCGGTGTCGTCTTCCGCGGCGTCGTCGGCACCGTGTGCTTCGGGATCTGCGCGCTGCTCGTGGCCTGGTTGCTCTACCTCGCGTGGCCGCGCATCCAGCCGATCGAACGGATGATGCGGTGCTCGGTGTTGCTGCTCGCGGTGGCGCTCGCCATCGTCAGCACCGGGATGTGA
- a CDS encoding sensor histidine kinase: protein MDENMKRPSPKRSSGLAAVFDRDSEDSVGNRAIMLFWSGVWLFWMLQPFIDALRHLDTVGGIVGVVVVPVFCVVYLWHFYACRAAFFRLSYPWGYQAGPRDYVRYLLLGVLAIVCVLAVGQDGIAAGIFFALSGLWTLPLLWGWITVVATGVAYGILWNLPGWHSDPSTFIGLGFGAVAITIGMVAGRRQHQLRESRRVNAELMVQQERNRMARDLHDILGHSLTVITVKAELAGRLMDAGADERARAEVADLERLSRTALADVRRAVEGYREISLSGELARAKEALAAAGITARTPTALDEVPADLVEPFAWTVRECVTNVLRHSKAATCTISVTPSSITVADDGVGNPSGAGDGNGLAGLRERALAAGAVLITRSVEPHGFSVTVAASSGAEQRFAGEAEVEDNGSRHTVGRQSGEAMA, encoded by the coding sequence ATGGACGAGAACATGAAGCGGCCGAGCCCGAAGCGCTCTTCGGGGTTGGCCGCTGTGTTCGACCGGGACTCGGAGGACTCGGTCGGCAACCGGGCGATCATGCTCTTCTGGTCCGGTGTGTGGCTCTTCTGGATGCTGCAGCCGTTCATCGACGCGCTCCGGCATCTGGACACCGTGGGCGGGATCGTCGGTGTCGTCGTGGTTCCGGTGTTCTGCGTGGTCTACCTGTGGCACTTCTACGCCTGCCGCGCCGCGTTCTTCCGGCTCTCCTACCCCTGGGGTTACCAGGCGGGCCCACGGGACTACGTTCGCTACCTGCTGCTGGGCGTGCTCGCGATCGTCTGCGTGCTCGCCGTCGGCCAGGACGGCATCGCTGCGGGCATCTTCTTCGCGCTGTCCGGTCTGTGGACCCTGCCGCTGCTGTGGGGCTGGATCACCGTCGTCGCCACCGGTGTCGCGTACGGCATCCTGTGGAACCTGCCGGGCTGGCACTCCGACCCGAGCACGTTCATCGGCCTCGGCTTCGGCGCCGTGGCGATCACCATCGGCATGGTCGCCGGGCGGCGTCAGCACCAGTTGCGCGAATCCCGCCGGGTGAACGCCGAGTTGATGGTGCAGCAGGAACGCAACCGGATGGCCCGCGACCTGCACGACATCCTCGGTCACTCGCTGACGGTCATCACGGTCAAGGCGGAGCTGGCCGGCCGGCTGATGGACGCGGGCGCCGACGAGCGCGCGCGTGCGGAGGTGGCCGACCTGGAACGCCTGTCCCGGACCGCGCTGGCCGACGTCCGGCGCGCGGTCGAGGGCTACCGCGAGATCTCGCTGTCCGGTGAACTGGCGCGGGCCAAGGAGGCGCTCGCAGCCGCGGGCATCACCGCACGGACACCCACCGCGCTCGACGAGGTGCCCGCCGACCTGGTCGAGCCGTTCGCCTGGACGGTGCGCGAGTGCGTCACCAACGTGCTGCGGCACAGCAAGGCGGCAACCTGCACCATCTCCGTCACGCCGTCGTCCATCACCGTGGCCGACGACGGGGTCGGCAATCCGTCCGGGGCCGGTGACGGCAACGGACTCGCCGGGTTGCGTGAGCGTGCACTCGCCGCGGGCGCCGTGCTGATCACCCGGTCGGTCGAACCGCACGGGTTCTCGGTCACGGTGGCGGCGAGCTCCGGTGCGGAGCAGCGCTTCGCCGGGGAGGCCGAGGTGGAGGACAACGGCTCGCGGCATACCGTCGGGCGCCAATCGGGGGAGGCGATGGCATGA
- a CDS encoding alpha-ketoglutarate-dependent dioxygenase AlkB, which produces MALQGSLLDQVDEVGLRPLAGAIRRIPLTRGAWLDLRPGWLTGADELFGRLTLGGSAGVDWQGERRQMYDREVDTPRLLRFYHQHETLPDPVLAQARSALSAHYRNELGEPFTTAGMCLYRDGRDSVAWHGDRIGRSSTQDTMIAIVSIGQPRTFAMRPLGGGASIRHTLGHGDLIVMGGSAQRTWEHSIPKTGKPVGPRISIQFRPYDVR; this is translated from the coding sequence ATGGCGCTCCAGGGTTCGTTGCTCGACCAGGTCGACGAGGTCGGCCTGCGACCACTCGCCGGTGCGATCCGCCGCATCCCGCTCACTCGCGGGGCGTGGCTCGACCTGCGACCCGGATGGCTGACCGGCGCCGACGAACTCTTCGGCCGGCTGACACTCGGCGGCAGCGCCGGCGTCGACTGGCAGGGTGAACGCCGGCAGATGTACGACCGCGAGGTCGACACCCCGCGGCTGCTGCGCTTCTACCACCAGCACGAGACGCTGCCCGATCCCGTGCTGGCACAGGCCCGTTCGGCCCTGTCGGCGCACTACCGCAACGAGCTCGGTGAGCCGTTCACCACCGCCGGGATGTGTCTCTACCGCGACGGGCGCGACTCGGTCGCCTGGCACGGGGACCGCATCGGCCGCTCCAGCACCCAGGACACCATGATCGCGATCGTCTCGATCGGTCAGCCGCGCACCTTCGCGATGCGGCCGCTCGGTGGCGGTGCGTCGATCCGGCACACCCTCGGCCACGGCGACCTGATCGTCATGGGCGGCTCCGCGCAGCGGACCTGGGAGCACTCGATCCCCAAGACCGGCAAGCCGGTCGGGCCCCGCATCAGCATCCAGTTCCGGCCCTACGACGTCAGATAG
- a CDS encoding phytoene desaturase family protein — translation MSRTRYDAIVVGGGHNGLTAAAYLARAGRSVLLLERQDHLGGASVSAEAFAGTGARLSRYSYLVSLLPQQIIDDLGLRITLKRRRFASYTPVPGGDHGLLVDHGDRAATAASFAAVGAAGDVTGWEEFYSRAGRMAQALWPTVTGPLPRQSDVAESIGDEAIVRDFLRRPLGEVIESSVRDDLVRGVILTDGLISTFAQAHGADLQQNICFLYHVIGGGTGDWDVPVGGMGEVSGALERAARDAGAELRTGCEVTGLDGGTVRWRDRDDEVVADSDIVLWAAAPAVLDGLRDRTPGPAEGAQVKVNLLLRRLPRLREAGIDPAAAFGGTFHINETYSGLETAYQQAVSGEVPSPMPAEIYCHSLTDPSILSPALQESGAQTLTVFSLQTPDRLIHGGDDERARLQRAVLDSLSSVLAEPIDDVLLTDAAGDPCVETKTTRDLQDALRMPGGNIFHGPLSWPWASDDEALDSPAQRWGVATGDPAILLAGAGSRRGGGVSGLGGYHAARAALEIADP, via the coding sequence ATGTCACGCACTCGGTATGACGCCATCGTCGTCGGCGGTGGCCACAACGGCCTCACCGCGGCTGCTTACCTGGCCAGGGCCGGCAGGTCGGTCCTGTTGCTGGAACGCCAGGATCACCTCGGCGGCGCGTCCGTGTCGGCGGAGGCATTCGCGGGGACCGGCGCTCGACTGTCGCGCTACTCCTACCTGGTGAGCCTGCTGCCGCAGCAGATCATCGACGACCTCGGCCTGCGGATCACCTTGAAGCGCAGGCGGTTCGCGTCATACACGCCGGTGCCGGGCGGTGACCACGGGTTGCTGGTGGACCACGGCGACCGGGCTGCGACCGCGGCCTCTTTCGCGGCAGTCGGCGCGGCCGGCGACGTGACGGGCTGGGAGGAGTTCTACTCCCGTGCCGGCCGTATGGCGCAGGCGCTCTGGCCGACCGTCACCGGGCCGCTGCCCCGGCAGTCCGACGTGGCCGAGTCCATCGGCGACGAGGCGATCGTCCGCGACTTCCTGCGCCGCCCGCTCGGTGAGGTCATCGAGTCCAGCGTCCGGGACGACCTGGTCCGCGGGGTGATCCTCACCGACGGGTTGATCTCCACCTTCGCGCAGGCGCACGGCGCCGACCTGCAGCAGAACATCTGCTTCCTCTACCACGTGATCGGCGGCGGCACCGGCGACTGGGACGTGCCGGTCGGCGGCATGGGCGAGGTCTCCGGCGCGCTCGAACGTGCGGCCCGCGACGCCGGGGCGGAGCTGCGCACCGGCTGCGAGGTGACCGGTCTCGACGGCGGCACCGTGCGGTGGCGGGACCGTGATGACGAGGTCGTCGCGGACTCGGACATCGTGCTCTGGGCGGCCGCGCCGGCAGTGCTGGACGGGCTCCGCGACCGGACACCGGGTCCGGCGGAGGGTGCCCAGGTGAAGGTCAACCTGCTGCTGCGCCGCTTGCCCCGACTCCGCGAAGCGGGCATCGATCCGGCTGCCGCGTTCGGCGGGACGTTCCACATCAACGAGACCTACTCGGGCCTCGAAACCGCCTATCAGCAAGCGGTTTCCGGTGAGGTCCCGTCGCCGATGCCCGCCGAGATCTACTGCCATTCGCTCACCGATCCGAGCATCCTCTCCCCTGCGCTGCAGGAGTCGGGTGCTCAGACGCTGACGGTCTTCTCCCTGCAGACACCGGACCGGCTGATCCACGGCGGCGACGACGAACGCGCACGACTGCAACGCGCCGTGCTCGACTCACTGTCCAGCGTGCTGGCCGAGCCGATCGACGACGTGCTGCTCACCGACGCGGCCGGCGATCCGTGTGTGGAGACCAAGACGACCCGCGACCTGCAGGACGCGCTGCGCATGCCGGGCGGCAACATCTTCCACGGACCACTCTCCTGGCCGTGGGCGTCCGACGACGAAGCGCTGGACTCCCCCGCGCAGCGTTGGGGTGTCGCAACCGGCGATCCGGCGATCCTGTTGGCCGGTGCGGGTTCCCGTCGCGGCGGTGGCGTCAGCGGCCTGGGTGGCTACCACGCGGCGCGTGCGGCGCTGGAGATCGCCGATCCGTAG
- a CDS encoding ABC transporter permease: MTDFTAPRALPLDDRIDLDRRVPDRGGFNGRLLRIELLRVLRNKRTMIFTIALPVAFYIMFGVSQPAHWDGLDFNAKAYEMISFAIYGAMAASCAIGATVSVERAQGWSRQLRLTPLTGPAYIAVKVLTAMVAAALPVVVVFTIGSFTGATMPAGRWIAAVVLTWVCGSVFASLGLFVGYLMPSENAMQVLGPGISLLAFAGGIFYPLAAMSHTMQTVASFTPMWGLSQIARYPLLGGSFDMMWVVSAVVWIGLFGAGAVWRFSRDTSRV, from the coding sequence ATGACCGATTTCACGGCGCCACGAGCGCTGCCACTCGACGACCGCATCGACCTGGACAGACGGGTGCCGGACCGCGGCGGGTTCAACGGCCGGCTGCTGCGCATCGAACTCCTGCGGGTGCTGCGCAACAAGCGGACGATGATCTTCACCATCGCCCTGCCGGTCGCGTTCTACATCATGTTCGGGGTGTCGCAACCGGCGCACTGGGACGGCCTGGACTTCAACGCCAAGGCCTACGAGATGATCAGCTTCGCCATCTACGGGGCGATGGCGGCATCCTGTGCGATCGGCGCGACCGTGTCGGTAGAGCGGGCGCAGGGCTGGAGTCGCCAGTTGCGGCTCACCCCGCTCACCGGCCCGGCATACATCGCCGTCAAGGTGCTGACGGCCATGGTGGCTGCTGCCTTGCCGGTCGTCGTGGTCTTCACCATCGGCAGCTTCACCGGTGCGACGATGCCGGCCGGCCGGTGGATCGCCGCGGTGGTGCTGACCTGGGTGTGCGGCAGCGTCTTCGCCTCGCTCGGCCTGTTCGTCGGCTACCTGATGCCGTCCGAGAACGCCATGCAGGTCCTCGGCCCGGGCATCTCCCTGCTGGCCTTCGCCGGCGGCATCTTCTACCCGCTGGCCGCGATGAGCCACACGATGCAGACCGTGGCGTCCTTCACCCCGATGTGGGGTCTGTCCCAGATCGCGCGGTACCCGCTGCTCGGTGGGTCGTTCGACATGATGTGGGTGGTCAGCGCGGTCGTCTGGATCGGGTTGTTCGGCGCCGGAGCTGTATGGCGGTTCAGCCGCGACACCAGCCGAGTCTGA
- a CDS encoding isoprenyl transferase codes for MTDVQRPFPHPSGAKPPVIPADLVPQHIAMVMDGNGRWANQRGLPRTKGHEAGEAQLIDVIAGCIEAGVKNLSAYMFSTENWRRSPDEVRFLMGFNRDVIRRRVDLLHSWGVRCRWSGQRPRLWRSVLKELRRAEEITAGNTVMTLQMCVNYGGRAEIADATRRIAEQVQAGKLKPNAINEKTIARNLTWPDMPDVDLFVRSSGEQRTSNFMLWQSAYAELVFLDTLWPDFDRLDLWRAIQLYAERDRRFGGAVDAAKA; via the coding sequence ATGACCGACGTGCAGCGGCCGTTCCCGCACCCCAGCGGGGCGAAGCCTCCCGTCATACCCGCCGACCTGGTGCCGCAACACATCGCGATGGTCATGGACGGCAACGGCCGCTGGGCCAACCAGCGCGGCCTGCCGCGCACCAAGGGTCACGAGGCGGGCGAGGCGCAGCTGATCGACGTCATTGCCGGCTGCATCGAGGCGGGCGTGAAAAACCTGTCGGCATACATGTTCTCGACCGAGAACTGGCGTCGCTCACCCGACGAGGTGCGCTTCCTGATGGGCTTCAACCGCGATGTCATCCGCCGCCGGGTCGACCTGCTGCACTCGTGGGGTGTGCGCTGCCGGTGGTCCGGGCAGCGGCCGCGGCTGTGGCGCTCGGTGCTCAAGGAGTTGCGGCGCGCGGAGGAGATCACCGCGGGCAACACGGTGATGACGCTGCAGATGTGCGTCAACTACGGCGGCCGGGCCGAGATCGCCGACGCCACCCGCCGGATCGCCGAGCAGGTGCAGGCCGGCAAGCTCAAGCCGAACGCCATCAACGAGAAGACCATCGCCCGCAACCTCACCTGGCCGGACATGCCCGACGTCGACCTTTTCGTGCGGTCCTCGGGGGAGCAGCGCACCAGCAACTTCATGCTGTGGCAGTCCGCGTATGCCGAGCTGGTCTTCCTCGACACGCTGTGGCCGGACTTCGACCGGCTGGACCTGTGGCGCGCGATCCAGCTGTATGCCGAGCGCGACCGGCGTTTCGGCGGTGCCGTCGACGCCGCGAAGGCCTGA
- a CDS encoding serine hydrolase, producing MTPLHRAEDGQLRVGRRMLVTGGLAAAGMSLLAAPAADAATLTRAQLTAKLTAYQRSRGGTFSVGLYDRRNYSVFKYRPTWRNETLSIVKVLIMATVLRRCQERKVNLTKTQAEQAYAMITRSDNDATNALLTWAGVSNVRRVAGLYDLTSTVIQGGTTAGASNWWGYSTTTARDQLRLIHDVIWGTSVITVANREYLKRLMAQVTPTQRWGVCAPPLPTSNAWNTKNGWGPRTGGYRLNSVGHISGNGRDYVAVILSRAPEGYYYGRDTVNGISKILYAAMAHPLR from the coding sequence ATGACACCACTGCACCGGGCCGAGGACGGACAGCTGCGGGTCGGCCGCCGAATGCTCGTCACCGGCGGACTGGCGGCTGCCGGTATGTCGTTGCTCGCCGCGCCGGCAGCGGACGCGGCGACGCTCACCCGCGCGCAGTTGACCGCGAAACTGACGGCATACCAACGTAGTCGGGGAGGCACCTTCAGCGTCGGGCTCTACGACCGGCGCAACTATTCGGTGTTCAAGTACCGCCCGACGTGGCGCAACGAGACGCTGAGCATCGTCAAGGTGCTCATCATGGCGACTGTGCTGCGCCGCTGCCAGGAGCGCAAGGTGAACCTCACCAAGACGCAGGCCGAGCAGGCGTACGCGATGATCACCCGCAGCGACAACGACGCGACCAACGCCCTGCTGACCTGGGCCGGCGTGTCGAACGTCCGGCGCGTCGCCGGCCTGTACGACCTGACGAGCACCGTCATACAGGGCGGCACCACCGCCGGCGCGAGCAACTGGTGGGGTTACTCGACAACCACCGCCCGCGATCAGCTCCGGCTCATCCACGACGTCATCTGGGGTACCTCGGTGATCACGGTCGCCAACCGCGAATACCTCAAACGCCTGATGGCACAGGTCACGCCGACGCAGCGATGGGGCGTCTGCGCGCCACCGCTGCCCACCAGCAACGCCTGGAACACCAAGAACGGCTGGGGCCCGCGCACCGGCGGCTACCGGCTCAACTCGGTCGGGCACATCTCCGGCAACGGCCGCGACTACGTCGCGGTCATCCTCAGCCGGGCACCGGAGGGCTACTACTACGGTCGCGACACCGTCAACGGGATCTCGAAGATCCTGTATGCCGCCATGGCGCATCCGCTGCGCTGA
- a CDS encoding ABC transporter ATP-binding protein, producing the protein MMRTHEAGAMTVGDPQTAPAIELVGLEKRFGQVHAVRGLDLTVEQGEIVAFLGPNGAGKTTTIDMMLGLSTPTAGTARVFGMDPREAIGRGLVAAVMQTGGLLKDLTVRETVDLTASLFVQTRSVEECLERAGIADIGDRKVQKCSGGQQQRLRFAMALVSDPALVVLDEPTTGMDVTGRRDFWSAIRQDAQRGRTVLFATHYLEEADQYADRIILVRKGQLVADGTGAQIKAMATGRTVRATMTGLSDRELAAIPGVDSVELQGDSVTLHSKDSDAVARYLFANTNARDVEITARGLEDAFIALTGDDQQGA; encoded by the coding sequence ATGATGAGGACACATGAGGCGGGTGCGATGACCGTCGGCGACCCGCAGACTGCCCCGGCGATCGAACTCGTCGGTCTGGAGAAGCGGTTCGGTCAGGTGCACGCGGTGCGCGGGCTCGACCTCACGGTGGAGCAGGGGGAGATCGTCGCGTTCCTCGGCCCGAACGGCGCCGGCAAGACCACGACGATCGACATGATGCTCGGGTTGTCGACGCCGACCGCGGGCACGGCACGCGTCTTCGGGATGGACCCGCGAGAGGCGATCGGCCGCGGCCTGGTCGCGGCCGTCATGCAGACCGGCGGTCTGCTGAAGGACCTCACGGTCCGCGAGACGGTCGACCTGACCGCGAGCCTGTTCGTGCAGACCCGCTCGGTCGAGGAGTGCCTCGAGCGGGCCGGGATCGCCGACATCGGCGACCGCAAGGTGCAGAAGTGCTCCGGTGGGCAGCAGCAGCGGTTGCGCTTCGCGATGGCGCTGGTGTCCGACCCGGCGCTGGTCGTGCTGGACGAGCCGACCACCGGCATGGACGTCACCGGGCGCCGCGACTTCTGGTCCGCGATCCGGCAGGACGCCCAGCGCGGTCGCACGGTCCTCTTCGCGACGCACTACCTGGAGGAGGCCGACCAGTACGCCGACCGGATCATCCTGGTGCGCAAGGGCCAGCTCGTGGCCGACGGCACCGGCGCCCAGATCAAAGCCATGGCCACCGGCCGCACCGTGCGCGCCACGATGACGGGTCTCAGCGACCGCGAGCTGGCCGCCATACCCGGCGTGGACTCCGTGGAGTTGCAGGGGGATTCGGTGACGTTGCACTCCAAGGACAGCGACGCGGTCGCGCGCTACCTGTTCGCCAACACCAACGCCCGCGACGTGGAGATCACCGCGCGCGGCCTCGAAGACGCGTTCATCGCCCTCACCGGCGACGACCAGCAAGGAGCCTGA
- a CDS encoding Fur family transcriptional regulator encodes MSDKQPARRTTRQQVAVAEQLRDQTDFVSAQELHSSLKDSGESVGLATVYRILQNMASDGEVDVLRAPDGEAIYRRCSTGHHHHLVCRSCGRAVEVEGPQVERWAAAVSAEHGFTEVEHTVEIFGICADCSAKH; translated from the coding sequence ATGAGCGACAAGCAGCCCGCTCGCCGTACCACCCGCCAGCAGGTCGCCGTGGCCGAGCAGTTGCGCGACCAGACCGACTTCGTGTCCGCACAGGAGCTGCACTCGTCGTTGAAGGACAGTGGCGAGTCCGTGGGTCTGGCGACGGTCTACCGGATCCTGCAGAACATGGCCTCCGACGGCGAGGTGGACGTGCTGCGCGCACCGGACGGCGAGGCGATCTACCGCCGCTGCAGCACCGGCCACCACCACCACCTCGTCTGCCGCTCCTGTGGTCGGGCCGTCGAGGTCGAGGGACCCCAGGTGGAGCGCTGGGCCGCCGCCGTCAGCGCCGAGCACGGTTTCACCGAGGTCGAGCACACGGTGGAGATCTTCGGCATCTGCGCCGACTGCTCCGCGAAGCACTGA